The Humulus lupulus chromosome 4, drHumLupu1.1, whole genome shotgun sequence genome has a window encoding:
- the LOC133830329 gene encoding uridine kinase-like protein 3 isoform X2: MDKLRNGQAVDIPNYDFKSYKNNVFPPRRVNPSDVIILEGILIFHDPRVRELMNMKIFVDTDADVRLARRIRRDTVEKNRDIGTVLDQDKNWGGAESEEEDDSDNELDMSDEDDSYYARKSKSKQRGKGGHIGSQRK; this comes from the exons ATGGATAAGTTGAGGAATGGGCAAGCAGTAGATATTCCAAACTATGACTTCAAGAGTTACAAAAACAATGTCTTCCCGCCTAGAAGG GTAAACCCTTCAGATGTGATAATTTTGGAAGGCATTCTCATTTTTCATGATCCCCGTGTTCGAGAGTTGATGAATATGAAGATATTTGTTGATAcag ATGCTGATGTTCGTTTAGCAAGGAGGATAAGGCGTGACACAGTAGAAAAAAATAGGGATATTGGTACAGTTCTTGATCAG GATAAAAATTGGGGAGGTGCAGAatctgaagaagaagatgacagTGATAATGAGCTGGATATGTCTGATGAAGACGATTCTTATTATGCAAGGAAATCAAAAAGTAAACAACGTGGTAAAGGTGGACATATTG GATCACAGAGAAAGTGA
- the LOC133830329 gene encoding uridine kinase-like protein 3 isoform X3 — MDKLRNGQAVDIPNYDFKSYKNNVFPPRRVNPSDVIILEGILIFHDPRVRELMNMKIFVDTDADVRLARRIRRDTVEKNRDIGTVLDQDKNWGGAESEEEDDSDNELDMSDEDDSYYARKSKSKQRGKGGHIA, encoded by the exons ATGGATAAGTTGAGGAATGGGCAAGCAGTAGATATTCCAAACTATGACTTCAAGAGTTACAAAAACAATGTCTTCCCGCCTAGAAGG GTAAACCCTTCAGATGTGATAATTTTGGAAGGCATTCTCATTTTTCATGATCCCCGTGTTCGAGAGTTGATGAATATGAAGATATTTGTTGATAcag ATGCTGATGTTCGTTTAGCAAGGAGGATAAGGCGTGACACAGTAGAAAAAAATAGGGATATTGGTACAGTTCTTGATCAG GATAAAAATTGGGGAGGTGCAGAatctgaagaagaagatgacagTGATAATGAGCTGGATATGTCTGATGAAGACGATTCTTATTATGCAAGGAAATCAAAAAGTAAACAACGTGGTAAAGGTGGACATATTG CTTAA
- the LOC133830329 gene encoding uncharacterized protein LOC133830329 isoform X1, whose amino-acid sequence MDKLRNGQAVDIPNYDFKSYKNNVFPPRRVNPSDVIILEGILIFHDPRVRELMNMKIFVDTDADVRLARRIRRDTVEKNRDIGTVLDQDKNWGGAESEEEDDSDNELDMSDEDDSYYARKSKSKQRGKGGHIGKVNKLMIFDSSGVREDNLLHGTYYGISCLRYYIYRGHLMIPIGCTESQLEKN is encoded by the exons ATGGATAAGTTGAGGAATGGGCAAGCAGTAGATATTCCAAACTATGACTTCAAGAGTTACAAAAACAATGTCTTCCCGCCTAGAAGG GTAAACCCTTCAGATGTGATAATTTTGGAAGGCATTCTCATTTTTCATGATCCCCGTGTTCGAGAGTTGATGAATATGAAGATATTTGTTGATAcag ATGCTGATGTTCGTTTAGCAAGGAGGATAAGGCGTGACACAGTAGAAAAAAATAGGGATATTGGTACAGTTCTTGATCAG GATAAAAATTGGGGAGGTGCAGAatctgaagaagaagatgacagTGATAATGAGCTGGATATGTCTGATGAAGACGATTCTTATTATGCAAGGAAATCAAAAAGTAAACAACGTGGTAAAGGTGGACATATTGGTAAAGTAAACAAGCTTATGATTTTTGATAGTTCAGGGGTGAGAGAAGATAATCTCTTACATGGGACTTATTATGGAATATCTTGTTTGCGTTACTATATCTACAGAGGTCATTTGATGATACCCATAGGTTGTACAGAAAGTCAATtggaaaaaaattaa